One part of the Acetoanaerobium sticklandii genome encodes these proteins:
- a CDS encoding thiamine pyrophosphate-dependent enzyme, with protein sequence MEKQIFKRSKGLTDVSFSFCPGCTHGIIMRLIAESLEELDIIEETIGVSPVGCAGFCQNFFTCDFVGAAHGRAQAVGTGIKRSLPDKMVFTYQGDGDIASIGTQHAIHTAARGENITSIMVNNAIYGMTGGQMAPTTLEGMKTSTSPFGRDKMLTGSPIDLPKIIANLEGAVYVASVSVDSPKNINIAKKSIKKAFMVQKAGLGFAFVSVLSTCPTNWGLSPAQSMQWLRDNMMPIYELGELKVTEEVKSL encoded by the coding sequence ATGGAAAAGCAGATATTTAAAAGATCAAAAGGGCTTACAGACGTTTCTTTTTCATTTTGTCCAGGCTGTACCCACGGAATAATAATGAGACTGATTGCTGAGTCATTAGAAGAACTCGATATAATAGAAGAAACTATAGGAGTATCACCAGTTGGATGTGCAGGCTTTTGTCAGAATTTCTTTACCTGTGATTTTGTAGGGGCGGCTCATGGTAGAGCTCAAGCAGTTGGTACAGGAATAAAAAGATCTCTTCCTGATAAAATGGTATTTACATATCAAGGAGATGGAGATATAGCATCAATTGGAACTCAGCACGCAATCCATACAGCTGCTAGAGGAGAAAATATAACTTCAATAATGGTTAACAATGCAATCTATGGTATGACTGGAGGACAAATGGCTCCTACAACCTTAGAAGGAATGAAAACATCTACAAGTCCATTTGGAAGAGATAAGATGCTTACAGGATCACCTATTGACCTTCCTAAAATAATTGCAAATCTTGAAGGAGCTGTTTATGTTGCATCAGTTTCTGTAGATTCGCCTAAAAACATAAACATAGCAAAAAAATCAATTAAAAAAGCCTTCATGGTTCAAAAAGCTGGTCTTGGCTTTGCTTTTGTAAGTGTATTATCAACCTGCCCTACAAACTGGGGACTTTCTCCAGCGCAGAGTATGCAGTGGCTAAGAGATAATATGATGCCTATTTATGAGCTTGGAGAATTAAAGGTAACTGAGGAGGTAAAAAGCTTATGA
- a CDS encoding 2-oxoacid:acceptor oxidoreductase family protein, which translates to MMDKVILAGFGGQGVMFLGKLLAYAGMGSDLELCWIPSYGPEMRGGTANCSVILSDEEIHSPVIDKADGAIVLNKPAYEKFSSRIKPGGVLIVNSSLAKIENPRTDITIVEIPATEIANELGNSSIANMVCLGALIPSLNLVDLPKIENAIKKLTSKRPETFDSNLNAINKGIEFVK; encoded by the coding sequence ATGATGGATAAAGTGATACTTGCTGGATTTGGCGGACAAGGAGTAATGTTCCTAGGAAAACTTCTTGCTTATGCTGGAATGGGATCAGATCTTGAACTTTGCTGGATTCCTTCATATGGTCCTGAGATGAGAGGCGGAACAGCAAACTGCTCTGTTATTTTGTCTGATGAGGAAATACATTCGCCAGTAATTGATAAAGCAGATGGAGCTATAGTTCTCAATAAGCCTGCTTATGAAAAGTTTTCATCTAGAATAAAGCCAGGTGGAGTTCTTATAGTTAATTCATCGCTTGCAAAAATTGAAAATCCTAGAACTGATATAACGATTGTAGAAATTCCGGCTACAGAAATTGCAAATGAGCTTGGAAATTCAAGTATTGCAAATATGGTATGCCTTGGAGCTTTAATTCCTAGTCTAAATCTTGTAGATTTACCTAAAATTGAAAATGCTATAAAAAAACTTACTAGTAAAAGACCAGAAACTTTTGATTCAAATCTAAATGCAATAAATAAAGGTATTGAGTTTGTAAAATAA
- the cooS gene encoding anaerobic carbon-monoxide dehydrogenase catalytic subunit: MEKTLLSIEQMEEINSLLKQKAVEAGAETWQDRKEAQKVSCKFGEEGVCCRICSMGPCRITPKAPRGICGANADTIAARNFARMVAAGAAAHSDHARDIAHVLHMSSENGSYKVKDKDKLYKLAGEWGVSTEGKDLYDVAHEVAEVALMEFGKPFGTLRFLDRAVDGRKETWEKEKVAPRAIDREIATIMHSTHIGCTAEAESLVRMGIRTGLSDGWGGSMIGTELTDILFGTPTPTQTESNLGVLEEDMVNIVLHGHDPSLSEMIVLASEDAELVAYAKEKGAKGINLAGLCCTANEVTMRHGVKMAGNFLQQENAVLTGAVEAVIVDVQCIFPAMAALADCFHTKFITTSPKAKIPGATHIEFDEHHAFDSAKGIVKEAIDNYANRDRAKVYIPDSKQTAMAGYSIEAIIKQLDLVTNSHVDKTGTVKPLADCIVSGVLRGAVGIVGCNNPKVRPDYSHIEIIKNMIANDVIVVATGCAAQAAAKAGLLDKEARNLAGQGLRTVCELVDIPPVLHMGSCVDISRIILLVNAVAKHLNMDIPKLPVVGIAPEWMSEKAVAIGNYVIGSGIDTFLGVYPQVTGSAEMVDLLTNRVEDIVGAKFTVEMDPAKLSEQVLERIEAKRTALGI, from the coding sequence ATGGAAAAAACACTTTTATCCATCGAGCAAATGGAAGAGATTAATTCGCTGCTAAAACAAAAAGCTGTTGAGGCAGGAGCAGAAACTTGGCAAGACAGAAAAGAAGCACAAAAAGTTTCATGTAAATTCGGCGAAGAAGGGGTATGCTGCCGTATTTGTTCTATGGGACCATGCAGAATTACACCAAAAGCACCAAGAGGAATCTGTGGAGCAAATGCTGACACTATAGCAGCAAGAAACTTTGCTCGTATGGTTGCTGCTGGAGCTGCTGCTCACTCTGACCATGCAAGAGATATTGCACACGTTTTACATATGTCAAGCGAAAATGGAAGCTATAAAGTAAAAGACAAAGATAAACTTTATAAGCTTGCTGGCGAGTGGGGAGTATCAACAGAAGGAAAAGATCTATATGATGTAGCTCATGAAGTTGCAGAAGTAGCTCTTATGGAATTTGGTAAGCCATTTGGAACATTAAGATTTTTAGACAGAGCTGTAGATGGCAGAAAAGAAACTTGGGAAAAAGAAAAAGTGGCTCCAAGAGCTATAGATAGAGAGATTGCAACAATAATGCACTCTACTCATATCGGATGTACAGCAGAAGCAGAATCACTAGTAAGAATGGGAATTAGAACTGGATTATCTGATGGCTGGGGAGGTTCAATGATAGGAACTGAGCTTACAGATATTCTTTTTGGAACTCCTACGCCTACACAAACAGAGAGTAACCTTGGAGTTTTAGAAGAGGATATGGTAAACATAGTTCTTCACGGTCATGACCCATCATTATCAGAAATGATAGTGCTTGCATCTGAAGATGCTGAGCTAGTTGCATATGCTAAAGAAAAAGGCGCTAAAGGAATAAACTTAGCTGGTCTATGCTGTACAGCAAATGAAGTTACAATGAGACATGGAGTTAAAATGGCAGGAAACTTCCTACAACAGGAAAACGCTGTACTAACTGGAGCTGTTGAGGCAGTTATAGTTGACGTGCAATGTATCTTCCCAGCTATGGCAGCTCTTGCTGATTGTTTCCATACTAAATTTATAACTACATCACCAAAAGCGAAAATCCCAGGAGCAACTCATATTGAGTTTGATGAGCATCATGCTTTTGATTCAGCAAAAGGTATTGTAAAAGAAGCTATAGATAACTATGCAAATAGAGATAGAGCTAAAGTTTACATCCCAGATTCAAAACAAACAGCAATGGCTGGATATTCTATTGAAGCAATAATTAAACAGTTAGATTTAGTTACTAACTCTCACGTAGATAAAACAGGTACAGTTAAGCCACTTGCTGATTGTATAGTATCTGGGGTTCTTAGAGGAGCTGTTGGTATTGTTGGATGTAACAATCCTAAAGTTAGACCTGACTATTCACATATAGAAATTATCAAAAACATGATAGCAAATGACGTAATAGTTGTTGCTACAGGTTGCGCGGCTCAAGCGGCAGCAAAAGCTGGTCTTCTTGATAAAGAAGCTAGAAATCTTGCAGGGCAAGGACTTAGAACTGTTTGTGAGCTTGTTGATATACCACCAGTTCTTCACATGGGTTCATGCGTAGATATAAGTAGAATTATTTTACTTGTAAATGCTGTAGCTAAACATCTAAACATGGATATTCCTAAGCTTCCAGTTGTAGGTATAGCTCCTGAGTGGATGAGCGAGAAAGCTGTTGCTATAGGAAACTATGTAATAGGAAGTGGTATCGATACTTTCCTTGGAGTATATCCACAAGTAACTGGTTCAGCTGAAATGGTTGATTTATTAACAAATAGAGTTGAAGATATCGTTGGAGCTAAATTTACAGTTGAAATGGACCCAGCTAAATTATCAGAGCAGGTTCTTGAAAGAATAGAAGCAAAACGTACAGCACTAGGAATATAG
- a CDS encoding AAA family ATPase, whose product MKIAITGKGGVGKTTVSSILSRLYADEGYRVLAVDADPDANLALALGFTKKEIDEIVPISEIKDLIAERTGAQSGSIGSFFKMNPKVDDIPERYCRTLNGVSLLTMGTVDTGGSGCVCPEHVLLKRLTSHLVLQNKDVVIMDMEAGIEHLGRGTASGVDAFIVVIEPGVRSLQTFEKVKKLANDIGVSEIKVVANKIRNKEDEDFIRDNVGDSLLGFIHYSKDVIDSDRNNQSAYDADLNLKEEIKIIKNAIESSVRNDS is encoded by the coding sequence ATGAAAATTGCTATTACTGGAAAAGGCGGAGTTGGAAAAACTACTGTATCATCAATATTAAGTAGATTGTATGCTGATGAAGGGTATAGAGTCTTGGCAGTAGATGCTGATCCCGATGCAAACTTAGCTTTAGCCTTAGGATTTACCAAAAAAGAAATAGATGAGATAGTACCTATATCAGAGATAAAGGATTTAATAGCAGAAAGAACTGGCGCTCAAAGTGGGAGTATCGGAAGCTTTTTCAAAATGAATCCTAAAGTTGATGATATACCTGAAAGATATTGTAGAACATTAAATGGAGTATCACTACTTACCATGGGAACAGTTGATACAGGGGGTAGCGGATGTGTTTGTCCTGAGCATGTTCTTTTAAAAAGATTAACATCACATCTAGTGCTGCAAAACAAAGATGTGGTAATCATGGACATGGAAGCAGGAATTGAACATTTAGGCAGAGGTACAGCTTCAGGTGTAGATGCTTTTATTGTAGTTATTGAACCTGGGGTTAGGAGTCTTCAAACTTTTGAAAAAGTAAAAAAACTAGCTAATGATATTGGGGTATCGGAGATAAAAGTAGTAGCAAATAAGATTAGAAATAAAGAAGATGAGGATTTTATCAGAGACAATGTCGGGGACAGTTTACTAGGATTTATCCATTATAGTAAGGATGTTATTGATTCTGATAGAAACAATCAATCTGCATATGATGCAGACCTAAATCTAAAAGAAGAAATAAAAATTATTAAAAATGCAATTGAGTCCTCAGTTAGAAACGATTCATAG
- a CDS encoding formate--tetrahydrofolate ligase: MGFKSDIEIAQEAVVQDIREIAKKLNLSEADLDLYGKYKAKVDYNLMKRETGKKAKLILTTAINPTPAGEGKTTTTIGVADGLAKLGKNTLVALREPSLGPVFGVKGGAAGGGYAQVVPMEDINLHFTGDFHAIGAANNLLAAMIDNHIYQGNALDIDPRRITWRRAMDMNDRQLRFITDGLGGKANGFPREDGFDITVASEVMAAFCLASDIIDLKERLGRIIIGYSRKGEPVTAAQLNANGAMAALLKDALKPNLVQTLEGTPAFVHGGPFANIAHGCNSVIATKMAMHFADYVVTEAGFGADLGAEKFLDIKCRMSGLQPDAVIIVATVRALKYNGGVKKDQLNNENLEALENGLPNLLKHVENITKVFKLPAVVAINKFPLDTEAELQLVKDKCKELGVNVALSEVWAKGGEGGEELAKEVLRLIDENEGKFEFAYDENQSIKEKINAIATKIYGADGVDYTPNAEKQILEIEKIGYDKLPICMAKTQYSLTDDQTKLGRPTGFKITVRNIKVSAGAGFLVALTGEIMTMPGLPKAPAAEKIDVDSTGKIAGLF, from the coding sequence ATGGGTTTTAAAAGTGATATAGAAATTGCACAGGAAGCAGTGGTCCAAGATATAAGGGAAATAGCTAAGAAATTAAATCTGTCAGAAGCAGATTTAGATCTTTATGGAAAATATAAAGCTAAGGTTGATTACAACCTTATGAAAAGAGAAACAGGTAAGAAAGCAAAGCTAATCCTTACTACAGCAATTAATCCTACTCCAGCTGGAGAAGGTAAAACTACAACAACTATAGGTGTAGCTGACGGATTAGCAAAACTTGGAAAAAATACTTTAGTTGCACTTCGTGAACCATCACTTGGTCCAGTATTTGGAGTTAAGGGAGGAGCTGCTGGAGGAGGATACGCTCAGGTAGTACCTATGGAAGATATCAACCTTCACTTTACTGGAGACTTTCATGCTATAGGAGCAGCAAACAACTTACTTGCAGCTATGATTGACAATCATATATATCAAGGAAATGCACTTGATATAGACCCAAGAAGAATAACTTGGAGAAGAGCTATGGACATGAACGATCGTCAGCTAAGATTCATTACTGATGGTCTAGGCGGAAAAGCTAATGGATTCCCAAGAGAAGATGGATTTGATATCACAGTTGCATCTGAAGTTATGGCTGCATTTTGCTTAGCATCAGATATTATAGACCTTAAAGAAAGATTAGGAAGAATAATAATTGGATACTCTAGAAAAGGTGAGCCAGTTACTGCAGCTCAGCTTAATGCTAACGGAGCAATGGCAGCACTTCTTAAAGACGCTCTTAAGCCTAACCTAGTTCAAACCTTAGAAGGTACTCCAGCATTTGTTCATGGCGGACCATTTGCAAATATAGCTCATGGTTGTAACTCAGTAATAGCAACTAAAATGGCTATGCACTTCGCTGACTATGTTGTTACTGAAGCAGGCTTCGGAGCTGACCTTGGAGCTGAAAAATTCCTTGATATAAAATGTAGAATGTCAGGTTTACAACCAGATGCAGTTATTATAGTTGCTACTGTTAGAGCGCTTAAGTACAATGGCGGAGTTAAAAAAGATCAACTTAACAATGAAAACCTTGAAGCTCTTGAAAATGGACTTCCAAACCTACTAAAACATGTTGAGAACATAACTAAGGTATTTAAGTTACCAGCAGTTGTTGCTATTAACAAGTTCCCACTAGACACTGAAGCAGAACTTCAGCTTGTAAAAGATAAGTGTAAAGAATTAGGAGTTAATGTTGCACTTTCTGAAGTTTGGGCTAAAGGTGGAGAAGGTGGAGAAGAATTAGCTAAAGAAGTACTTAGACTAATTGACGAAAACGAAGGCAAATTTGAATTTGCTTACGATGAAAATCAATCAATCAAAGAAAAAATAAATGCAATTGCAACAAAAATTTATGGAGCTGATGGAGTTGATTACACTCCAAATGCAGAAAAACAAATATTAGAAATCGAAAAAATCGGTTATGATAAGCTTCCAATTTGTATGGCTAAAACTCAGTACTCTCTTACTGATGACCAAACAAAATTAGGAAGACCTACAGGATTTAAGATAACTGTTAGAAACATTAAAGTTTCTGCAGGAGCAGGATTCCTTGTAGCTTTAACTGGTGAAATAATGACTATGCCTGGACTTCCTAAAGCACCAGCAGCTGAAAAAATAGATGTTGATAGCACAGGAAAAATTGCAGGATTATTCTAA
- a CDS encoding cyclodeaminase/cyclohydrolase family protein gives MDITQEVQIETNLSKLSLTDFVEILSSKAPAPGGGGAAALTAAQGCALSAMVCNLTIGKKKYAEFEEELKRILDSSVSLQRRFLDMIEEDKINFTPLAKAYGLPANTDEEKIQKAKVMEDALKEACKVPVEIVERSYEGIKLHLELMDKGSKLAISDVGVGVEFLRAALISGKMNVLINTGMMKDENYSLELENKVSELVKEGISIADSISEKVMNML, from the coding sequence ATGGACATTACTCAAGAAGTACAAATAGAAACTAATCTTTCTAAGTTGTCACTTACAGATTTTGTAGAGATTTTATCATCTAAAGCTCCTGCTCCAGGTGGTGGTGGAGCTGCAGCTCTTACAGCGGCTCAAGGATGTGCATTATCTGCTATGGTTTGTAATCTGACAATCGGAAAGAAAAAATATGCTGAATTTGAAGAAGAATTAAAAAGAATTTTAGATTCTTCCGTTTCTCTTCAGAGAAGATTTTTAGATATGATTGAAGAAGACAAAATCAACTTCACGCCTCTAGCAAAAGCATATGGTCTTCCAGCTAATACCGATGAAGAAAAAATACAAAAAGCTAAAGTAATGGAAGATGCACTTAAGGAAGCATGCAAAGTACCAGTTGAAATTGTTGAACGTTCATATGAAGGAATAAAACTTCATTTAGAGCTTATGGATAAAGGCTCAAAGCTTGCAATAAGTGATGTTGGTGTGGGGGTAGAATTTCTAAGAGCCGCGCTTATTAGCGGAAAAATGAATGTTCTAATTAACACTGGCATGATGAAGGATGAAAACTATTCTTTAGAACTTGAAAATAAGGTAAGCGAGCTTGTCAAAGAGGGTATTTCTATAGCTGACTCAATTAGCGAAAAGGTAATGAATATGCTATAG
- a CDS encoding methylenetetrahydrofolate reductase C-terminal domain-containing protein produces MIISQAKPKEELMDFIKDAQNVLIAGCSLCASTCKVGGEEEIAALKTELEAAGKNVLGTLVLDPACNLLKTRKDMKVFKEQMPEVDAIVSLACGDGTQTLAKVVSKPVYPGNNTMFIGEIERVGQYEESCLACGDCELGWTAGICPITRCAKSLMNGPCGGAKNGKCEVNAENDCAWILIYNKLKDEGRLSNITENRPPKDFQKNVHPKRIELTR; encoded by the coding sequence ATGATTATTTCTCAGGCAAAACCAAAAGAAGAATTGATGGACTTTATAAAAGATGCACAAAATGTTTTAATTGCAGGATGTAGTTTATGTGCTTCTACATGTAAAGTTGGGGGAGAGGAAGAAATTGCAGCTCTTAAAACTGAGCTAGAGGCAGCAGGGAAAAATGTTCTAGGTACTTTAGTTTTAGATCCAGCTTGTAATCTTTTAAAAACCAGAAAAGATATGAAGGTTTTTAAAGAGCAAATGCCTGAAGTTGATGCAATAGTATCTCTAGCATGTGGAGATGGTACTCAAACATTAGCAAAAGTCGTTTCAAAACCTGTTTACCCAGGAAATAACACAATGTTTATTGGTGAAATAGAAAGAGTTGGACAATATGAGGAAAGCTGCTTGGCATGTGGAGATTGCGAGCTTGGATGGACAGCGGGAATTTGTCCGATAACAAGATGTGCAAAAAGCCTTATGAATGGCCCATGTGGTGGAGCTAAAAACGGAAAATGTGAAGTTAATGCTGAAAATGACTGTGCTTGGATTTTAATTTACAACAAGCTAAAGGATGAAGGCAGATTAAGTAACATCACTGAAAACAGACCACCAAAAGATTTCCAAAAAAATGTTCATCCAAAGAGAATAGAATTAACTAGATAA
- a CDS encoding methylenetetrahydrofolate reductase: protein MGLLKQAFENGEFAVTSEMAPPKGIDFAHLRHCAQLIKGRVHAANVTDFQSAVMRATSLATCKVLQEEGIEPVIQITGRDRNRIAIQGEMLSAGLFGIPNMLALTGDHTVVGDHPNAKAVYDLDVIGILQAAEILKSGKDMAGNELQGTPDFFLGASVTPRFDPVDAQIFKMEKKIAAGAKFFQTQAVFDIETMRDFREKTKHMDCKIMAGIIPLKSPGMAKFMNSNVPGIFVPDELIDRLKASAEGIEDKKEKNKAMVMEGIKISGEFIKQLREEGLCDGVHIMAIGAEENVPLILDAAGL from the coding sequence ATGGGTTTACTTAAACAAGCATTTGAAAATGGAGAGTTTGCTGTAACATCTGAAATGGCTCCTCCAAAGGGAATAGATTTTGCTCATCTTAGACATTGTGCTCAGCTAATAAAAGGAAGAGTTCATGCCGCAAACGTAACAGATTTTCAATCAGCTGTTATGAGAGCAACTTCACTTGCAACATGTAAAGTTCTTCAAGAAGAAGGAATTGAGCCTGTAATCCAAATCACTGGAAGAGATAGAAATAGAATAGCAATTCAAGGAGAAATGCTATCAGCTGGATTATTTGGAATCCCAAATATGCTAGCATTGACTGGTGATCATACTGTAGTAGGAGATCATCCAAATGCTAAAGCAGTTTATGATTTAGATGTAATTGGAATTCTTCAAGCTGCTGAGATACTTAAATCTGGAAAAGATATGGCAGGAAATGAACTACAAGGAACACCAGATTTTTTCCTTGGAGCAAGCGTTACTCCTAGATTTGATCCAGTAGATGCTCAGATATTCAAAATGGAAAAGAAAATTGCTGCAGGTGCAAAATTCTTCCAAACTCAAGCAGTTTTTGATATTGAAACAATGAGAGATTTTAGAGAAAAAACTAAGCACATGGATTGCAAGATCATGGCTGGTATTATACCTCTAAAATCACCAGGAATGGCTAAATTCATGAACAGCAATGTACCAGGAATTTTTGTTCCAGATGAGCTTATCGATAGACTTAAAGCAAGTGCTGAAGGAATAGAAGATAAGAAAGAAAAGAACAAAGCTATGGTTATGGAAGGTATTAAAATCTCTGGAGAGTTCATCAAACAACTAAGAGAAGAAGGACTATGTGACGGTGTACATATTATGGCGATTGGCGCTGAAGAAAATGTTCCTCTTATATTAGATGCAGCTGGACTGTAA
- the lpdA gene encoding dihydrolipoyl dehydrogenase — protein MKIVVVGAGPGGYVAAIKAALLGAEVTVIEKYKPGGTCLNWGCIPTKSLLAASERIDMVKEAEDFGVEIGSDIKVDFNKIMDRKNKIVTNLVKGIEHLFAQKKITVVKGHGKILSSTEVLVTDEDNNTQTIPADKIIIATGSAPIVPPMFPYDKTKVITSDEAMNLTEIPKSMIIVGGGVIGCEFGQFYRKLGTEITIVEMADHLLPFEDDDVAKQLARSFKKDKIKVMTSDSITKVEVNDNGVTAELGSGKSLTAELMIVSVGRRPYLDNLGVEELGLASERGKLIVDENMMTNVDGIYAIGDVINSPMLAHVASKEGLVAVDHAVGKKSSVNYDAVPRCVYTDPEVAAVGKTERELTEKGIAYHVGSFEFRGLGKAQAIGKLQGSVKVLTDDNDVIVGASVVGPHATDLLTELTLAVHLKLTAAQVGDVIHPHPTLSEALMEALHDVHGQCVHKV, from the coding sequence ATGAAAATAGTAGTAGTCGGAGCAGGTCCTGGAGGATATGTCGCAGCAATTAAGGCAGCTTTACTTGGAGCAGAAGTAACAGTAATTGAAAAATATAAGCCAGGTGGAACCTGTCTAAACTGGGGATGTATCCCTACTAAGTCACTTCTTGCTGCATCTGAGCGTATAGATATGGTTAAAGAAGCTGAAGATTTTGGTGTAGAAATAGGCTCAGATATCAAGGTTGATTTTAATAAAATAATGGATAGAAAAAACAAGATAGTAACAAATCTTGTAAAAGGTATAGAGCATTTATTTGCACAAAAGAAAATAACTGTAGTAAAAGGTCATGGAAAAATATTATCTTCAACTGAAGTGCTTGTAACTGATGAAGATAATAATACTCAAACAATACCAGCTGATAAAATAATTATAGCAACTGGTTCTGCACCAATAGTTCCACCTATGTTTCCTTATGATAAAACTAAGGTTATAACAAGTGATGAAGCGATGAACCTAACTGAAATTCCAAAATCAATGATTATCGTTGGGGGTGGAGTTATAGGATGTGAGTTTGGTCAATTCTACAGAAAACTTGGTACAGAAATTACTATTGTTGAAATGGCAGATCATTTACTACCATTTGAAGATGATGATGTTGCAAAGCAACTTGCACGTTCATTTAAAAAAGATAAGATAAAAGTCATGACAAGCGATAGTATAACAAAGGTTGAGGTTAATGATAATGGTGTTACTGCTGAACTTGGTAGTGGAAAATCTCTAACTGCAGAGCTTATGATAGTTTCTGTAGGTAGAAGACCATATCTTGACAACTTAGGAGTAGAGGAGCTTGGATTAGCTTCTGAAAGAGGCAAACTGATTGTAGATGAAAATATGATGACAAACGTTGATGGAATATATGCAATCGGAGACGTGATTAATTCACCAATGCTAGCTCATGTAGCTTCAAAAGAAGGATTAGTTGCAGTAGACCATGCAGTTGGCAAAAAATCATCTGTAAATTATGATGCAGTTCCAAGATGCGTTTATACAGATCCTGAAGTAGCAGCAGTTGGAAAGACAGAAAGAGAACTTACAGAAAAAGGCATTGCTTATCATGTGGGAAGTTTTGAATTCAGAGGATTAGGGAAAGCTCAAGCAATTGGAAAACTTCAAGGTTCAGTTAAAGTGCTTACAGATGACAACGACGTCATAGTAGGTGCTTCAGTTGTAGGACCACATGCCACAGATTTATTAACAGAGCTAACCTTAGCAGTTCATCTTAAACTTACAGCAGCTCAGGTTGGAGATGTCATCCATCCTCATCCTACACTATCAGAAGCACTTATGGAAGCTCTACATGATGTTCATGGTCAATGTGTTCATAAAGTGTAA
- a CDS encoding AAA family ATPase, which produces MGKTIAVAGKGGTGKTSLTGLLINYLATEKSGKVIAVDADANANLNEVLGEKIDITLGAIKEDVNRRERDGNSFPGGMTKAQYMKYRLSTAISEGDGYDLLVMGRSEGTGCYCYVNGILREQLDTISNSYDYLVIDNEAGMEHLSRGTSKSVDVLLLVSDCSRRSIQAVARIRDLALELKLKIGDLYLIVNKAPNGQLNDGIMEEINKYNLNLLGVVPMDDNIYEYDSNGKPLVDLPIDSPSKKTFHEILSNLNI; this is translated from the coding sequence ATGGGAAAGACTATTGCAGTAGCAGGTAAAGGTGGAACAGGAAAAACATCCTTAACAGGATTGTTAATCAACTATTTAGCAACAGAGAAAAGCGGCAAGGTAATTGCTGTTGATGCTGATGCTAATGCAAATTTAAATGAAGTTCTGGGTGAAAAAATAGATATAACACTTGGAGCTATCAAGGAAGATGTAAATAGAAGAGAACGTGATGGGAATAGTTTTCCAGGGGGAATGACAAAAGCACAGTATATGAAGTACAGGTTAAGCACTGCTATCTCAGAAGGTGATGGATATGACCTACTAGTTATGGGACGTTCTGAAGGTACAGGTTGTTACTGTTATGTCAATGGAATACTAAGAGAACAGCTAGATACGATTTCAAACAGTTATGATTATCTAGTAATAGACAACGAGGCTGGAATGGAACATCTTTCTAGAGGAACATCTAAATCAGTAGATGTACTTCTTCTGGTAAGTGATTGTTCTAGAAGAAGTATACAAGCTGTTGCCAGAATAAGAGATCTTGCATTAGAACTTAAACTCAAAATAGGTGATTTGTATTTAATCGTAAACAAAGCTCCTAATGGTCAGTTAAATGATGGGATAATGGAAGAGATCAACAAATACAACCTTAACCTGCTAGGCGTAGTTCCGATGGATGATAATATTTACGAATATGATTCTAATGGAAAACCATTAGTTGATTTACCAATTGATTCTCCATCAAAGAAGACTTTCCATGAAATTTTATCAAATTTAAATATATGA